A genomic stretch from Mycobacterium cookii includes:
- the dinB gene encoding DNA polymerase IV, which produces MFVSSEASILHADLDSFYASVEQRDDPGLRGRPVIVGGGVVLAASYEAKAYGVRTAMGGAQARRLCPQAVVVPPRMAAYTQASDAVFEVFHDTSPLVEAISVDEAFIDVGGLRRVSGTPVQIAARLRSEVRDRVGLPITVGIARTKFLAKVASQEAKPDGLLLVPPSRELAFLHPLPVRRLWGVGAVTADKLHTHGIESVADVAELSESMLASLVGGAMGRQLFALSRNIDRRRVTTGVRRRSVGAQRALGRAGNTMSRAEVDAVVIGLVDRIATRMRAAGRTGRTVTLRLRFNDFGRATRSHTLPWATCSTQTILGTARQLVAAAAPLIAERGLTLVGFAVSEIDRAGTEQLMLPFTSRADPADVDAAVDSVRRRYGKSALTRGVLIGRDPGLEVPHLPD; this is translated from the coding sequence ATGTTCGTGTCCAGCGAGGCCTCGATCCTGCACGCGGACCTCGACTCGTTCTACGCGTCGGTCGAGCAGCGCGACGACCCCGGGCTGCGCGGCCGGCCGGTGATCGTCGGCGGCGGCGTGGTGCTGGCGGCGAGCTACGAGGCGAAGGCGTACGGCGTGCGCACCGCGATGGGCGGCGCCCAGGCCCGGCGGCTGTGCCCGCAGGCCGTGGTGGTGCCGCCCCGGATGGCGGCCTACACGCAGGCCAGCGACGCGGTCTTCGAGGTCTTCCACGACACCTCGCCGCTAGTGGAGGCCATCTCGGTGGACGAGGCGTTCATCGACGTCGGTGGGCTGCGCCGGGTCTCCGGCACACCGGTGCAGATCGCGGCCCGGCTGCGCAGCGAGGTCCGCGACCGGGTCGGCCTGCCCATCACGGTGGGTATCGCGCGGACCAAATTCCTCGCCAAGGTGGCCAGCCAAGAAGCCAAACCCGACGGCTTGCTGCTGGTTCCCCCGAGCCGGGAGCTCGCGTTTCTGCATCCGCTGCCGGTGCGACGGCTGTGGGGCGTCGGCGCGGTGACCGCCGACAAACTGCACACGCACGGCATCGAATCCGTCGCCGACGTGGCCGAGCTGAGCGAGTCCATGCTGGCGTCGCTGGTGGGCGGCGCGATGGGCCGCCAGTTGTTTGCGCTGTCCCGCAACATCGATCGCCGACGGGTGACCACGGGGGTGCGCCGCCGGTCGGTGGGAGCGCAGCGGGCGCTGGGCCGCGCCGGCAACACCATGTCGCGGGCCGAGGTCGACGCGGTGGTGATCGGCCTGGTCGACCGCATCGCGACCCGGATGCGTGCCGCCGGGCGAACCGGCCGGACCGTCACGCTTCGGTTGCGGTTCAACGACTTCGGCCGGGCCACCCGATCGCACACGCTGCCGTGGGCCACCTGTTCGACGCAGACCATCCTCGGCACCGCGCGACAACTCGTCGCGGCAGCCGCGCCGCTGATCGCCGAGCGGGGGCTGACACTTGTCGGGTTCGCGGTCTCGGAAATCGACCGCGCTGGCACTGAGCAGCTGATGCTGCCGTTCACCTCGCGAGCCGATCCGGCCGACGTCGACGCGGCGGTCGACAGCGTGCGTCGCCGCTACGGCAAGTCAGCGCTCACCCGCGGCGTCCTGATCGGCCGAGACCCCGGCTTGGAGGTGCCGCACCTGCCGGACTGA
- a CDS encoding PE-PPE domain-containing protein yields MSGREFHRVGAGLLVTVGLCGLTALLNSTAALADTADSPLGDGEALIFGATLVPTPPSQYVDAADTLYLQHLGFTGTAQSSYTPEGSSALNPDTLPYGASLDQDQAIMVSGIESQIAGGGVSAENPVVVFGYSQSSEASSLLMQQLQADGVPSDDVHFVLVGDLLNPNGGFMNTFDFPAGNTAAFTALDVPFEPATPSDLYPTDIYTLEYDGFADFPHYTTNLLSDLNAMLGFFFEHFTYLDLAPDQINNAILLPGSEALTGQGLTDYYMIPNDNLPILEPLLLIPRVGQPLYDLLQPDTQILVNLGYGSITEGWNQGPANEPTTFGLSPHIDHTQLADALSNGWHQGVTAALSDLHNPGSYQDQVAPLQPFADAFYTIGAAPQDPSFTDVIDGLLKYAGFPLSDVTLSSSPTDIMNDISSTLSYDVSSLTPLADAIKDAVTSLPTWDANIFTDQLGSGNFIDAILDPTSANTALVPYDLIVGAEVPLFAAVGTFINLAGLFS; encoded by the coding sequence ATGTCGGGTCGAGAATTTCATCGGGTGGGCGCCGGCCTGTTGGTCACGGTCGGTCTGTGTGGGTTGACGGCGCTGCTGAACTCGACGGCCGCGCTCGCCGACACCGCCGATTCGCCGCTCGGAGACGGCGAGGCGCTAATTTTCGGCGCCACCCTGGTACCGACACCGCCGTCGCAATACGTGGATGCTGCCGACACTCTGTACCTGCAGCACCTCGGCTTCACCGGCACCGCGCAGTCCTCGTATACCCCCGAAGGGTCGTCGGCGTTGAACCCCGACACTCTCCCGTACGGTGCATCGCTGGACCAGGACCAAGCGATCATGGTGTCCGGTATCGAAAGCCAAATAGCCGGCGGAGGAGTGAGCGCCGAGAACCCCGTCGTAGTTTTCGGCTACTCGCAGAGTTCAGAAGCTTCCTCGCTGCTCATGCAGCAACTTCAAGCCGATGGTGTGCCCAGCGACGACGTGCATTTCGTGCTGGTCGGCGACCTCCTTAATCCCAACGGCGGCTTCATGAACACCTTCGATTTTCCGGCCGGTAATACCGCGGCTTTCACTGCGCTGGACGTCCCATTCGAACCAGCGACACCATCCGACCTCTATCCGACCGACATCTACACCCTCGAATACGACGGTTTCGCCGACTTCCCGCACTACACGACAAATCTGCTGTCGGACCTCAACGCCATGCTGGGGTTCTTTTTTGAGCACTTCACGTATCTGGATCTCGCGCCCGACCAGATCAACAACGCGATTCTGTTGCCGGGATCTGAGGCACTTACCGGGCAGGGGCTGACCGACTACTACATGATTCCCAACGACAACCTGCCGATCTTGGAGCCGCTGCTCTTGATCCCGCGAGTCGGACAGCCGCTCTATGATCTGCTGCAACCCGATACCCAAATCCTGGTGAACCTGGGCTACGGCAGCATTACGGAGGGCTGGAATCAAGGGCCCGCCAACGAGCCCACCACCTTCGGGCTATCCCCCCACATCGATCACACGCAACTTGCCGATGCACTGAGCAACGGCTGGCACCAAGGAGTCACCGCCGCCCTCAGCGACCTGCACAACCCGGGCAGCTACCAAGACCAGGTCGCCCCGCTGCAGCCATTCGCAGACGCGTTCTACACAATCGGCGCCGCCCCCCAAGACCCGTCGTTTACCGACGTCATAGATGGATTGCTCAAGTACGCCGGCTTCCCACTGTCCGACGTGACGCTCAGCTCGTCGCCGACCGACATCATGAACGACATCAGCAGCACGCTCTCATACGACGTTTCGTCGTTGACCCCCCTTGCAGACGCAATCAAAGACGCGGTCACCAGTCTCCCTACATGGGACGCGAACATATTCACGGATCAACTCGGCAGCGGTAACTTCATTGACGCGATTCTTGATCCGACGTCCGCCAACACGGCGTTGGTTCCATACGACCTCATAGTCGGTGCTGAAGTTCCGTTGTTTGCCGCCGTGGGCACCTTCATCAACCTTGCGGGCCTGTTCTCATAG